The genomic DNA AAAGATGTTAATTATATAGATTCAAATAGTGATTTAAGTATTCCCGATAATCAAACAGATGAGTTTTTAGCTTACGCATTAAATCCAGTAACTCCTAACGAAATTTCTAATAGCCAATTAGCAATAATAAATAGCATTGACGAGCGTAAAAACAGATTAACTGAAGACAACTTAATTCTTTCTTCCAGTTTTAGTTTTATTAATGATGAGCGCACCAATCTATTTGATGATGACTTTTCAATTTTTCGTTTCAAGCTAGAGTCTGCAGGTAATATATTAGCAAATGTGTCAAGATTATTGAATTTAAAGAGAAATAGTGATGATCGTTATGAAATTTTTAATGTTGCATATTCTCAATACATAAAAACTGAATTCGACTATACTAAGCATTGGGACTTAGGAAAAAAGAATGTATTGGCAATGAGAAGCTTTTTAGGCATAGCCATCCCTTACGGAAATTCTACCAGTATACCATTTTTAAAAAGTTTCTTTGCAGGTGGTCCCAACGATAATCGTGCTTGGACAGCTTATAGTTTAGGCCCTGGTAGCTCTGAAACTATTAATGAGTTTAATGAAGCCAATTTAAAAATAGCCCTAAATGTAGAACAACGCTTCAATATTTTTGAAGATTTAAATGGAGCCATCTTTATTGATACGGGAAATATCTGGAATGTATTAGATAATGTAGAAGACGATAGTGCTACATTTACGGACTTTGATTCGCTGAAAGACATTGCTATTGGTTCTGGTTTTGGTCTACGCTATGATTTTAGCTTTTTTGTATTTCGTTTCGATATAGGCTTTAAAACCTACGACCCCTTTTACAGAGAGAAAAACAGGTGGTTTAATGATTACAACTTCTCAAATGCTGTTTACAATATAGGTATTAACTATCCTTTTTAGTCCTAATTTTTATTATACATACTATAACGTTTTAGTCATTTTTTAGTGTTTTCGCTCTACTAAATCATGTCTATTTATTCAAAAAATGATTACTTTTGGCATCTATTAATAACTAATCAAATTATTTAAAATGGGACACAATATTAAACCAGGAGTTGCTACAGGTCATGAAGTACAAGCAATTTTTAAACTTGCAAAAGAAAAAGGGTTTGCTTTACCAGCTGTTAATGTAATAGGTTCAGACACAATTAACGGTGTATTAGAAACTGCTGCAGCTTTAAATGCTCCCGTAATTATACAATTTTCTAACGGCGGTGCTCAATTTAACGCAGGTAAAGGCTTAAGCAACGACGGTCAAAAATCTGCTATTGCCGGTGCCATTGCTGGTGCAAAACATGTACACACTATGGCTGAAGCTTATGGTGTTCCTGTAATCTTACATACAGATCACTGTGCTAAAAAACTATTGCCTTGGATTGATGGTTTATTAGATGCTAGTGAAAAACATTACGCAGAAACTGGAAAATCACTTTTTAGTTCTCATATGATTGATCTTTCTGAAGAACCAATCGAAGAAAATATTGAAATATGTAAAACCTATTTAGAGCGCATGAGCAAAATGGGAATGACATTAGAAATAGAGCTTGGAATTACAGGTGGTGAAGAAGATGGTGTAGATAACACCGATGTAGATGATTCTAAATTATACACACAACCAGAAGAAGTAGCTTATGCTTACGAAGAATTAAGTAAAGTTAGTGATCAATTCACTATTGCAGCTGCCTTTGGTAATGTTCATGGTGTTTACAAACCAGGAAATGTAAAATTAACTCCAAAAATCTTAAAAAATTCTCAAGAGTATATCAGTGAAAAATATGGTGTTGGAGAAAATCACATCGATTTTGTTTTCCATGGTGGTTCTGGTTCTACAGTTGAAGAAATTCGCGAAGGTATTAGCTACGGTGTTATAAAAATGAATATCGATACCGATTTACAGTATGCTTTTATGAGTGGTATTCGTGATTATATGGGTGATAAAGCAGCATACTTAAAAGCCCAAATAGGAAATCCTGATGGAGATGATGTTCCAAATAAAAAGTACTACGACCCACGTGTATGGTTACGTGCAGGAGAAGTTACTTTTGTTGAACGTCTGAAAAAGGCTTTCGAAGATTTAAACAATGTAAACACCTTATAACTATAGGTAAATTTACTACAATAATATGTATTAAAGACTCTGTATAAAACAGGGTCTTTTTTATTTACATAGCTATTAAACAATGCATTACAAGCATTAAATTAAAAAAACATTGGGGTATTACCTCAAAATTAAAAAAAGGCTTAATTTTGTAGCCTAGCTTTTGGTAGTCGCTTCTTAATAAAATTAGAAAGACTTTAATAAACGCTTCAAATATGAAATATTAATGATTTCATATTTAATAAAATTAAAAGGATGAATAATCCTTAACACGAATAACGTTTACTAAGATTAAAAATCTAAAATCGTAAATCACTATGTCTTGGTTTAAAAGAAAAACAAAAGGAATCACAACAACAACAGAGGAGAAAAAAGATACTCCTAAAGGACTTTGGTATAAATCTCCTACCGGTAAAGTTGTTGATGCAGAAGAATTAGAAAAAAACTTCTATGTAAGCCCAGAAGATGGCTACCATGTACGCATAGGGAGTAAAGAATATTTCGAAATATTATTTGACGATAATAAATTTAAAGAGTTAGATGCTAATTTAGAATCTAAAGACCCCCTTAAATTCATTGATACAAAAAAATATCCTGAACGTTTAAAAGCTGCCCAAGATAAAACCAATTTAAAAGATGCTGTTCGTACGGCTGTTGGAAAATCTAAAGGAAAAGATTTAGTTGTTGCCTGTATGGATTTTGCTTTTATTGGTGGTTCTATGGGAAGTGTTGTGGGTGAAAAAATTGCACGTGCCGCAGATTATGCACTAAAGAAAAAAATCCCTTTAATGGTGATCTCTAAATCTGGAGGAGCAAGAATGATGGAAGCTGCATTATCCTTAATGCAATTAGCTAAAACGTCTGTAAAACTAGCGCAATTAGCCGATGCACAAATTCCATATATTTCTTTATGTACAGACCCAACTACAGGAGGTACTACAGCGTCGTTTGCTATGCTAGGCGATATTAACATTAGTGAGCCCGGTGCTTTAATTGGGTTTGCAGGACCTCGGATTGTAAGAGATACTACAGGAAAAGAATTACCGGAAGGTTTTCAAACAGCTGAATTTTTATTAGAACACGGTTTCTTGGATTTTATCACAGTAAGAAAAGAGTTGAAAAACCAGGTTAATAAATATCTCGATTTAATAACAAATCAGCCTTTAAGAGCATAAAAAGAAAAGAAGGGAGAAAAATAATACCTTTCTATTCTGTTATAATACAAAAAAGCCTTACCAGAATTATTTGATAAGGCTTTTTTAATTTTGTGAGTCTTGTATAACATCCCATGTTGACTTTAAACTAAAGGTGAGTTCAATGCAATATTTTTTATAACATTTTGATTTTTAGTTGTTTAACATGTTGTCAGGTCGAGTACTTCGGCTACAGTTTATACTGAGCGCAGTCGAAGTACTCAGTATAAACTGAAGTCGAGACCTATTGAAATTTGAAGTCATTTAAGAACCTCTCGACTACGCTCGAGGGGACATTTTCCTGAATATTAGTCGGTTGTAAGTAATAATTGTGATTACTTATGTCGAACTCACCTTTAAATAACATTAGTTTCTATGTAAAAGACGATTAATACTTTTCTAACCATCCAAAGTGCTTGTCGATTAGTGTTTGTTTATTTTCGTTAATATGCTCTATCAGTTTTTTGGCGATGTTAGACATGTTTTTTGAGCTCAACCAAACCAAATTCCAATTAGTAACAATGGGAAGCCCTTTTACTGGAATAATCTGCAACTCCCCCATACTAATAGCATTCTTTATACCAATTAAGGGCATAATGGAGTATCCCAAACCAGAAATAACCGCTTGTTTCAATGCCTCATTCGAGGTTAATTCCATTTTCTTATACGTGGATATTTTTCTGGAATCTATAAAGTTTTCCATGGCCAATCGAGTAGCAGAACCTTGTTCTCTATATATAAGTGGTAGTTTCTGAAACTCGGTTTTAGATAAATATTTACCCTTATGCTTATAATCCTTTCCGCCTACCATAAACAATTCATTTTTCATAAGCTCAATTCTATCTATTTTAAGCTTTTTAGGAATCGTTGAAATCATAGCAAAATCAACTTCATTATTCTCCAAAGCCCTAACAACATTAGCTTTATTAGTAACATCCATGATTAAATCCACACCCCTATTTTCATTAATAAAATCTGATATAAAATAAGGCATCACATATTTGGCAGTAGACACAATAGCTATTTTTAATTTGCCCGCTAACTCCCCTTGAAATGATAATGCCTTGTAATCTATAGCCTTTACCTCTTCCATTATTTTTTTTGCAGCTTGTGCAACTTCTACTCCAAACTCAGTGATATATATTTTTCTTCCAACAACCTCAAAAAGAGGGATTTTAAACTGTTCTTGAAACTTTTTTAACTGAATTGAAACAGCTGGCTGGGTAAGATAAAGTGCTTCAGAAGCCTTTGTAACACTCTGTAATTCATATGTTTTAAGAAAAACCTCTAATTGATGTAATGTATAATTCATAAACAAATCTTATATATTTTATAATAAATATAAATAAAAATATATGAATAAAATAATTAAACTTTGCACTAAATATAAAAACCATGAAAGAAAAACTATTGAACAGCTTTAAAAGATTACATCAAAAATCAGCAACTATTAATGACATCGTCATTGCATTAATTTATGCAACCGTCGTTTCACTATCCATAATAAATAACAATTTATTTCTAGAAGAGATATTGTTATGCGGTTTGATTATTGGAATGACACTACTAAGTGCAAAAAACAAAAATAGTAATAAATAATAATTGCAATAAAATCTTTTATGGATTTACATTTACTCATAGACAACCTTACTAATCCCGCGTTACTTTTCTTTTTTCTAGGCATTATTGCGGTCCAATTAAAGAGCGATCTCAAAATACCGGAAAATTCGTCAAAGTTTATATCGCTCTATTTATTATTGGCGATAGGTTTTAAAGGAGGACAAGAATTATCTCATAGCGATTTTAGTATGGAAATTATTTGGTCTTTATTATTTGGCATTTTTTTGGCAGTCGCCGTTCCGGTTTACACATATTTCATCCTTAGAAAAAAATTTAGCATTGAAAATGCTGGTGCGATAGCGGCGTCATACGGATCGGTTAGCGCAGTAACTTTCGTGACCGCTATATCTTTCTTAGAAATAGAGCACATCCCCTTCAGCGGTCACATGGTTGCTGTCATGGCCCTAATGGAAGCCCCTTCTATTATGGTAGGCCTTTTTTTAATTATGATTTTTAAAGGTAATAAAAGAAAGTCCGAGATCCCTTTAAAAACAACGCTACGCCATGCCTTATTTAATGGTAGTGTCTTACTCATAGTTGGAAGTTTAATGGTTGGTTTTTTAGCCAGTGATGCTCAGGCACAAGGCATCAAACCATTTACCACAGATATCTTCAAAGGATTTCTGGCTGTTTTTTTACTTGATATGGGAATAACTAGCGGAAAAAAACTTTCAGAATTTATAAAAAAAGGAAAGTTTGCCTTACTATTCGCCATTGTTATACCAATCATAAACGGCTTACTAGTTGCTATTATAAGTGGCGCATTTATTTCTGATATCGGTAACAGATTATTATTTGCAATCCTCGCGGCTAGTGCCTCATATATTGCGGTACCTGCAGCGATGAAAATAGCAGCACCTAAAGCAAGCCCCAGCCTGTATATCCCCATGGCATTGGCGATTACATTCCCTTTCAACATAACCTTGGGAATGCCATTATACTTATATATAATTCAAAATTTTAATTAGAAATAAATTTAAAACTACATTATGGAAACAACATTAAAAACATCAATCGATTCAAAATTAGAACAGAAAATTAAGCTTATTGATGGCAACTTTACACCATCAGAAGCAGCAGATATAATAAATAACATTCTAGACGTGAAAATTAACTTTCACAAAATACAAAGGTTATCCCGAACTGAAGGAGATGTAAATGATGCGTGCGAATATGATAGCAGTAGAATAGTTGAACTTATTGATTCAAAACATGATGCAAAATCATTTTTAACCGATGCTAGATTAAATGGTAAAAAGTTAAAAATAGAAAGCACCGTAACAATAAAAGTAAAAGAATGAGTTAGTTAGTAGTTAGTTTTTTTGAGTTAGTTAGTCTGAAAGCCCATCAACCTGCTATTTGATGGGTTTTTTAGTTTTATTTTTCTTGTCTTCATTGTAGAAAATCAAATAGTATAAACCAGTTAAAAATATATTTATTATTTAATCTTTTTCTTTACAACAGAAAATCTTGTAAATCATTAAAAATTACTATATTTGCCGCTCGAAAGAGACACTTTCGTTTACATAACAATTATTTACAATAATATTAGCATGTACTTAGATCAAAAAGAAAAAGAAGCCATCTTTAAAAAACACGGTAAAGATGCAAAAAACACAGGTTCTGCAGAAGGACAAATTGCTTTGTTTACTTACAGAATTAATCACTTAACAGAACACTTAAAAAATAATCGTAAAGATTTTAACACCGAGCGTTCATTAGTAAAACTAGTAGGAAAGCGTCGTGCTTTACTAGATTACTTAACTAAGAAGGATATCTTAAGATATCGTGCGATAGTAAAAGAATTAGGATTAAGAAAATAATTAAAAGAGGCTATCAGCCTCTTTTTTGTTTTTATGCCACTTTTAAGATTAAATTGGCAAAATAATATAACTCGAGCGTAAGAGTATAAATTACGTGTTTTATGATTAAGCAGATCCTGAAAGAATTCAGGATATATAGTTTTTCATTGGTCCACAACACTACAACAACACAACGACCATTGTTTAATTAGAATTAAAAAAATTTATGATTCCAAAAGTTTTTAGAGAGGTCATAGACCTAGGTGACGGTAGAGAAATTTCTATCGAAACTGGAAAATTAGCAAAACAAGCGCATGGTAGCGTTGTGGTGCAATCTGGAAAATGTATGCTTTTGTGTACAGTTGTTTCCAACTACAAACAAGCAGATGTAGATTTCTTACCGCTAACAGTTGATTATAGAGAAAAATTTGCTGCAGCTGGACGTTATCCAGGAGGTTTCTTTAAAAGAGAAGCAAGACCAAGTGATGGAGAAGTATTAACAATGCGTCTAGTAGACCGTGTTTTACGTCCATTATTCCCTAAAGATTATCACAGTGAAACACAAGTGATGATCCAGTTGATGTCTCATGACGATGAAGTTATGCCAGATGCTATGGCAGGATTAGCTGCTTCGGCTGCAATCATGTTATCTGATTTTCCTTTTGAATGTGCTATTTCTGAGGCCAGAGTTGGTCGCGTAAATGGTGAATTCGTCATCAACCCAACTAGAGCTCAATTAGAAGAATCTGACATCGATATGATGATTGGTGCTTCTGCAGACTCAGTAATGATGGTTGAAGGTGAAATGGATGAGATTTCTGAAGAAGAAATGACTGAAGCTATCAAGTTTGCACACGAAGCTATTAAAGTACAGTGTGCTGCCCAATTAAAATTAGCTGAAGCATTTGGGAAAAAAGAAACTCGCGAGTACGAGCCAGAACGTGAAGATGCAGAGTTAGCTCAAAAAATTCACGAAATGGCATACGATAAAGTATATGCCGTAGCAAAAGCAGGATCTTCTAAACATGAAAGAGGTGCTGCATTTGCAGAAATTAAAGAAGAAATAAAAGCTACTTTTTCTGAAGAAGAATTAGAAGATATTGGAGGTTTAGTCTCTAAATATTATAGTAAAGCAGAAAAAGCAGCTGTTCGTGATTTAACACTTAACGAAGGGTTGCGTTTAGATGGTCGTAAAACAACAGATATCAGACCTATTTGGTGTGAGGTAGATTATTTACCATCGACGCATGGTTCAGCCATCTTCACACGTGGGGAAACTCAAGCATTAGCAACAGTTACTTTAGGAACGTCTAGAGAAGCTAACCAAATAGATATGCCATCTTTTGAAGGTGAAGAGCGTTTCTATTTGCATTATAACTTCCCGCCTTTCTCAACAGGAGAAGCAAGACCTATTCGCGGAACATCTCGTCGTGAAGTTGGACATGGTAATTTAGCACAACGTGCTTTAAAAGGTATGGTCCCTGAAGATTGTCCTTATACAGTTCGTGTTGTAAGTGAAGTATTAGAATCTAACGGATCATCTTCTATGGCAACCGTTTGTTCTGGTACTATGGCTATGATGGATGCCGGTGTACAACTTAAGAAACCTGTTTCTGGTATCGCTATGGGATTAATTTCTGATGCCGATTCTGGAAAGTATGCTGTTTTATCTGATATTTTAGGTGATGAAGATCACTTAGGAGACATGGACTTTAAAGTTACAGGTACTGCAGATGGTATAACAGCTTGCCAAATGGATATTAAAGTAAAAGGATTATCTTATGAGATTCTTGTAAACGCACTAAAACAAGCACGTGATGGACGTTTGCATATCCTAGAAAAGTTAACAGATACTATTTCGGCACCTAATGATGATGTGAAATCTCATGCACCTAAAATGGTGACTCGTACGATTCCGAACGAATTTATCGGTGCTTTAATTGGCCCTGGTGGAAAAGTCATTCAAGAATTACAAAAAGAAACCAATACAACTATCGTTATAAA from Flavivirga abyssicola includes the following:
- the fbaA gene encoding class II fructose-bisphosphate aldolase, translated to MGHNIKPGVATGHEVQAIFKLAKEKGFALPAVNVIGSDTINGVLETAAALNAPVIIQFSNGGAQFNAGKGLSNDGQKSAIAGAIAGAKHVHTMAEAYGVPVILHTDHCAKKLLPWIDGLLDASEKHYAETGKSLFSSHMIDLSEEPIEENIEICKTYLERMSKMGMTLEIELGITGGEEDGVDNTDVDDSKLYTQPEEVAYAYEELSKVSDQFTIAAAFGNVHGVYKPGNVKLTPKILKNSQEYISEKYGVGENHIDFVFHGGSGSTVEEIREGISYGVIKMNIDTDLQYAFMSGIRDYMGDKAAYLKAQIGNPDGDDVPNKKYYDPRVWLRAGEVTFVERLKKAFEDLNNVNTL
- the accD gene encoding acetyl-CoA carboxylase, carboxyltransferase subunit beta, with the translated sequence MSWFKRKTKGITTTTEEKKDTPKGLWYKSPTGKVVDAEELEKNFYVSPEDGYHVRIGSKEYFEILFDDNKFKELDANLESKDPLKFIDTKKYPERLKAAQDKTNLKDAVRTAVGKSKGKDLVVACMDFAFIGGSMGSVVGEKIARAADYALKKKIPLMVISKSGGARMMEAALSLMQLAKTSVKLAQLADAQIPYISLCTDPTTGGTTASFAMLGDINISEPGALIGFAGPRIVRDTTGKELPEGFQTAEFLLEHGFLDFITVRKELKNQVNKYLDLITNQPLRA
- a CDS encoding LysR family transcriptional regulator, giving the protein MNYTLHQLEVFLKTYELQSVTKASEALYLTQPAVSIQLKKFQEQFKIPLFEVVGRKIYITEFGVEVAQAAKKIMEEVKAIDYKALSFQGELAGKLKIAIVSTAKYVMPYFISDFINENRGVDLIMDVTNKANVVRALENNEVDFAMISTIPKKLKIDRIELMKNELFMVGGKDYKHKGKYLSKTEFQKLPLIYREQGSATRLAMENFIDSRKISTYKKMELTSNEALKQAVISGLGYSIMPLIGIKNAISMGELQIIPVKGLPIVTNWNLVWLSSKNMSNIAKKLIEHINENKQTLIDKHFGWLEKY
- a CDS encoding sodium-dependent bicarbonate transport family permease translates to MDLHLLIDNLTNPALLFFFLGIIAVQLKSDLKIPENSSKFISLYLLLAIGFKGGQELSHSDFSMEIIWSLLFGIFLAVAVPVYTYFILRKKFSIENAGAIAASYGSVSAVTFVTAISFLEIEHIPFSGHMVAVMALMEAPSIMVGLFLIMIFKGNKRKSEIPLKTTLRHALFNGSVLLIVGSLMVGFLASDAQAQGIKPFTTDIFKGFLAVFLLDMGITSGKKLSEFIKKGKFALLFAIVIPIINGLLVAIISGAFISDIGNRLLFAILAASASYIAVPAAMKIAAPKASPSLYIPMALAITFPFNITLGMPLYLYIIQNFN
- the rpsO gene encoding 30S ribosomal protein S15; its protein translation is MYLDQKEKEAIFKKHGKDAKNTGSAEGQIALFTYRINHLTEHLKNNRKDFNTERSLVKLVGKRRALLDYLTKKDILRYRAIVKELGLRK
- a CDS encoding polyribonucleotide nucleotidyltransferase, encoding MIPKVFREVIDLGDGREISIETGKLAKQAHGSVVVQSGKCMLLCTVVSNYKQADVDFLPLTVDYREKFAAAGRYPGGFFKREARPSDGEVLTMRLVDRVLRPLFPKDYHSETQVMIQLMSHDDEVMPDAMAGLAASAAIMLSDFPFECAISEARVGRVNGEFVINPTRAQLEESDIDMMIGASADSVMMVEGEMDEISEEEMTEAIKFAHEAIKVQCAAQLKLAEAFGKKETREYEPEREDAELAQKIHEMAYDKVYAVAKAGSSKHERGAAFAEIKEEIKATFSEEELEDIGGLVSKYYSKAEKAAVRDLTLNEGLRLDGRKTTDIRPIWCEVDYLPSTHGSAIFTRGETQALATVTLGTSREANQIDMPSFEGEERFYLHYNFPPFSTGEARPIRGTSRREVGHGNLAQRALKGMVPEDCPYTVRVVSEVLESNGSSSMATVCSGTMAMMDAGVQLKKPVSGIAMGLISDADSGKYAVLSDILGDEDHLGDMDFKVTGTADGITACQMDIKVKGLSYEILVNALKQARDGRLHILEKLTDTISAPNDDVKSHAPKMVTRTIPNEFIGALIGPGGKVIQELQKETNTTIVINEDPVTEEGIVEILGTGQEGIDAVLAKIDALMFKPEVGSVYEVKVIKMLDFGAVVEYMDAPGNEVLLHVSELAWERTENVSDVVNMGDVFDVKYFGIDSRTRKEKVSRKAILPKPEGYVARPPRENNGRDNRRDNRGRDNRGRDNRRDDRKPREDKKED